Within the Marixanthomonas sp. SCSIO 43207 genome, the region ACCACCAGTGATGCCGGTGCCGGTGTTGGCTACACGTACATTCGAGTAAGAGGTAGTGATGCTTCTCGAGTGAATGTTACATTAAATGGTATTCCATATAACGACTCTGAAAGTCAAGGAACCTTTTGGGTAAATTTACCAGATTTTGCTTCTTCCATTCAAAATTTACAATTACAGAGAGGAGTTGGCACCTCTAGTAACGGTTCCGGGGCATTTGGAGCTAGTTTGAATATTTTGACCGATGAGGTTTCAGAAGAAGCATATGGCGAAATTTCAAATTCATTCGGTTCATTTAATACCCGAAAACACAATGTGAAATTCAGTACCGGATTAATGAAAGATCGAGTAGAAATTGCCGGACGATTGTCAAAAATAGAATCTGATGGATATATAGATAGAGCTCGTTCAGACTTAAAGTCCTATTTCTTACAAGGAGCTTATAAAGACAGAAACACACTTGTAAAAGTATTGACCTTTGGAGGGCAAGAAGAAACCTATCAAGCTTGGAACGGTATTGATGCTGAAACTTTAGAAAACGACAGAACGTTTAACCCTTCAGGGATGTACACCGATGAAGACGGAAACACTCAATTTTATGACAACGAAGTAGATAATTATGCACAAGATCACTATCAAATATTTTGGAATCAACGTTACAACAATAACTGGAGTAGCAATGTTGCATTAAATTACACCTACGGAAGAGGGTACTTTGAGCAATACAAAGAAGATGAAGATTTTGATACCTACGGTTTTGCTCCTATTGAGATAGGTGGTGAGACTGTTAATACTACAGACTTAATACGCCGTCGTTGGTTGGATAACGATTTTTATGCTGTAAATGCCAATATAAACTACAAAGATGAGGCGCTTAATATTTCTGCAGGAGCATTTTTTAGCACCTATAAAGGCGATCATTACGGTGAGGTAATTTGGGCTCGGTATGCAAGTGATTCTGAAATACGCGACAGATACTATTTTAGTGATGCCACAAAAAATGAATTTACCACATTTGCAAAAGCTACCTATCGCTTTAACGATCAATGGCAGGTGTTTGGTGATTTACAAGGACGTTTTATAAGTTATAAAACCGACGGAATCACATCAGACGTAGTGCCTATAGATGTAGATGAAACCTATAGTTTTTTCAATCCCAAAGCAGGTGTTTCGTTTCAGTTAAACGAGTCAAATCAATTTTATGCCTCCTACGGAAGAGCCCAACGCGAACCCACCAGAAACGACTTTGAAGAGAACATTACCACTGCTGAAAAGTTAGATGATTTTGAGTTAGGATGGCGCTTTGCTTCAGAAAAAGCTCAAGTAAACACCAATCTGTTTTATATGGATTATAAAGATCAATTGGTGCTTTCTGGTGAGCTTAATGATGTAGGCGCTCCGTTACGTACTACAAGTGGTGAAAGTTACCGTTTGGGACTAGAAATAGATGCCAATGTAATACTAACTGAGAAAGTAAGCATAAGACCTAATATTGCTTTGAGTTCAAATAAAAATGTTGATTTTGTAGCATCTCAAGATGGT harbors:
- a CDS encoding TonB-dependent receptor — translated: MKSLFISAALLTTTIAAIAQETEQDSTKVESLEEVFIQAVRVDADSPITHSNLDEKEIETRNLGQDVPYLLNYLPSVVTTSDAGAGVGYTYIRVRGSDASRVNVTLNGIPYNDSESQGTFWVNLPDFASSIQNLQLQRGVGTSSNGSGAFGASLNILTDEVSEEAYGEISNSFGSFNTRKHNVKFSTGLMKDRVEIAGRLSKIESDGYIDRARSDLKSYFLQGAYKDRNTLVKVLTFGGQEETYQAWNGIDAETLENDRTFNPSGMYTDEDGNTQFYDNEVDNYAQDHYQIFWNQRYNNNWSSNVALNYTYGRGYFEQYKEDEDFDTYGFAPIEIGGETVNTTDLIRRRWLDNDFYAVNANINYKDEALNISAGAFFSTYKGDHYGEVIWARYASDSEIRDRYYFSDATKNEFTTFAKATYRFNDQWQVFGDLQGRFISYKTDGITSDVVPIDVDETYSFFNPKAGVSFQLNESNQFYASYGRAQREPTRNDFEENITTAEKLDDFELGWRFASEKAQVNTNLFYMDYKDQLVLSGELNDVGAPLRTTSGESYRLGLEIDANVILTEKVSIRPNIALSSNKNVDFVASQDGELVNLGKTNISFSPDIVAGNMLEYRPTRNFQVALLSKYVGEQYMGNIDSEVSKLDSYFINNFNIVYRWENVPFVNEIVFTGLINNIFNVEYVSNGYFFTFDDVDNQGNTTTFEGAGYYPQAKTNFLLGATIKL